The following are encoded in a window of Sebastes umbrosus isolate fSebUmb1 chromosome 7, fSebUmb1.pri, whole genome shotgun sequence genomic DNA:
- the cryba1a gene encoding crystallin, beta A1a, which translates to MALNNPNPLGPWKITVYDQENFQGKRLEFTSACQNIMECGVDNIRSLKVECGAWAGYEHSSFCGQQFVLERGEYPHWESWSGSNAYHIERMMSFRPICSANHKESKMVLFEKENFMGRQWEINDDYPSLQAMGWGNNEIGSMQVQSGSWVCYQFPGYRGYQYIMECDRHGGEYKHYREWGSHAQSFQVQSLRRIQQ; encoded by the exons ATCACAGTTTACGACCAGGAAAACTTCCAAGGGAAGCGTTTGGAGTTTACCTCGGCCTGCCAGAACATCATGGAGTGTGGCGTCGACAACATCCGCTCCCTGAAGGTGGAGTGTGGAGC CTGGGCAGGATATGAGCACTCCAGCTTCTGTGGACAGCAGTTTGtgctggagagaggagagtatCCTCACTGGGAGTCGTGGAGCGGCAGCAACGCCTACCACATTGAGAGGATGATGTCCTTCCGCCCCATCTGCTCTGCT AACCACAAGGAGTCCAAGATGGTGTTGTTCGAGAAGGAGAACTTCATGGGACGCCAGTGGGAGATAAACGACGACTACCCCTCTCTGCAGGCCATGGGCTGGGGCAACAACGAGATTGGATCCATGCAAGTTCAGAGCGGCTC ctgggtGTGCTACCAGTTCCCCGGTTACCGTGGTTACCAGTACATCATGGAGTGTGATCGTCATGGCGGCGAGTACAAACATTACAGAGAGTGGGGCTCCCATGCTCAGTCCTTCCAGGTGCAGTCGCTGCGTCGAATCCAGCAATGA